Proteins from a genomic interval of Streptomyces sp. Tu6071:
- a CDS encoding helix-turn-helix domain-containing protein, which produces MRDALVQQARAARTPTAQIAAALGVSTGTLARRFAPARLSRRLAAALHAATGPATDFGPTSASHSPSASATEEPGRLLAMALGELVYGTSFSGRAIARRAGVDPSYLSRMLSGERRPSWEKTERVTRACQGDVETIRALWEAAVRADSTRAAGGEARATLWGLLRGLHLSAGRPSPQVIERRSAGRVRGDDATALLRRELRPWPVVSAFVATLGGSPAEAMPLWSEAERQPAPERKEPSA; this is translated from the coding sequence ATGCGCGACGCCCTCGTCCAGCAGGCTCGCGCCGCCCGCACGCCGACCGCGCAGATCGCCGCCGCACTGGGCGTCAGCACCGGCACTCTCGCGCGCCGCTTCGCGCCCGCCCGACTCTCGCGCCGGCTGGCGGCGGCCCTCCACGCCGCCACCGGGCCGGCGACCGACTTCGGCCCCACGAGCGCGTCGCACTCGCCAAGCGCCTCGGCCACGGAGGAACCGGGGCGGCTGCTCGCGATGGCGCTCGGCGAACTCGTCTACGGGACGAGCTTCTCCGGGCGCGCCATCGCCCGGCGGGCCGGGGTCGATCCCTCGTACCTCTCCCGGATGCTCTCCGGCGAACGGCGTCCCTCGTGGGAGAAGACCGAGCGTGTCACGCGCGCCTGCCAGGGGGATGTGGAGACGATCCGGGCGCTGTGGGAGGCGGCCGTACGGGCCGACAGCACCCGTGCGGCCGGCGGCGAGGCCCGAGCGACGCTCTGGGGGCTGCTGCGGGGACTGCACCTGAGCGCGGGGCGGCCCAGCCCGCAGGTGATCGAGCGGCGGAGCGCGGGACGGGTCAGGGGGGACGACGCCACAGCCCTGCTTCGGCGCGAGCTGCGCCCCTGGCCCGTCGTGAGCGCCTTCGTCGCCACCCTGGGTGGTTCCCCGGCGGAGGCCATGCCGCTGTGGAGCGAGGCCGAACGGCAGCCCGCACCGGAGCGGAAGGAGCCGAGCGCATGA
- a CDS encoding antitoxin produces MPGLFDNLKNFKEKAEELAGEHSEKIADGLEKAGDFVDARTDGKYSAKIDTGVDKAQDFVEKLGEKQRTDEKHVED; encoded by the coding sequence ATGCCAGGGTTGTTCGACAATCTCAAGAACTTCAAGGAGAAGGCCGAGGAACTGGCCGGGGAGCACAGCGAGAAGATCGCGGACGGCCTGGAGAAGGCCGGCGACTTCGTCGACGCCCGCACGGACGGCAAGTACAGCGCGAAGATCGACACGGGCGTCGACAAGGCACAGGACTTCGTGGAGAAGCTGGGCGAGAAGCAGCGGACGGACGAGAAGCACGTCGAGGACTGA